In Penicillium psychrofluorescens genome assembly, chromosome: 5, a single window of DNA contains:
- a CDS encoding uncharacterized protein (ID:PFLUO_007846-T1.cds;~source:funannotate), translating into MTQLLSDCPQIAEDIPVCQIAGKKVFLSLGGAYPANQEITSDQSALDFADFIWGTFGPVTDEWTQTDGPRPFGDAVVDGFDFDIEHNGNFGYAMMINRLKTLYATVPDRQFYLSAAPQCSIPDPQLKVTINKGMFDYIWVQFYNTASCAAINYAENATGFNYDDWVDVILASSNPDARLFIGLPASEDAAYSGYYLTPDQVEPLVNQYMTLYPGTFGGIMLWEATSSDNNTINNMTYADSMKAILDQAAEPWTSPTTSNSSSNVGWGQINKSSLAWASFNSSRAVCPGQPSLDDSSIESACAALVENGFTPNNGLSSCNESAPGNVNGCKTAIENAFNYIVSEMEDSFSTLSGSNAGWMDILNKNGQEAGKFSMLAVCPGTINTRITPSLGWGALNKSSLTTQVLKTKKSCVQNAQLPPLNDTSLEYACGHLVEDW; encoded by the exons ATGACGCAGTTGCTCTCTGACTGTCCGCAGATTGCAGAAGATATTCCTGTTTGCCAGATTGCCGGAAAGAAagtctttctctcccttggAGGTGCATATCCAGCAAATCAGGAGATCACCAGTGATCAGTCTGCCCTTGACTTTGCCGATTTTATCTGGGGCACCTTTGGCCCAGTGACCGATGAATGGACCCAGACTGATGGTCCTCGTCCATTTGGTGATGCTGTTGTGGATGGGTTTGACTTTGACATTGAACACAATGGAAACTTTG GATATGCGATGATGATAAATCGACTCAAGACTCTTTATGCCACGGTCCCAGATCGTCAGTTCTATCTCTCGGCTGCACCTCAGTGCTCAATTCCAGACCCTCAGTTGAAGGTTACAATCAACAAGGGAATGTTTGATTACATCTGGGTCCAGTTTTACAACACAGCAAGCTGTGCTGCAATCAATTACGCAGAAAACGCGACTGGTTTCAACTATGATGATTGGGTTGATGTCATTCTGGCAAGCAGCAACCCGGATGCCCGCTTGTTTATTGGTCTGCCTGCAAGCGAGGATGCAGCCTATTCTGGCTATTATCTTACACCTGACCAAGTTGAGCCCTTAGTCAATCAGTACATGACGCTCTATCCGGGAACTTTTGGTGGCATCATGCTCTGGGAGGCAACATCGTCTGACAATAACACGATCAATAACATGACCTATGCAGACTCCATGAAGGCTATTTTGGACCAAGCTGCGGAGCCTTGGACTTCACCAACTACAAGCAACAGCAGCTCGAACGTTGGATGGGGTCAGATCAACAAGTCCAGCCTTGCGTGGGCCTCTTTTAATAGCAGTAGAGCCGTCTGTCCTGGCCAGCCTTCATTGGACGATAGCAGCATAGAGAGTGCTTGTGCAGCTCTTGTGGAGAACGG CTTTACCCCAAATAACGGCCTTTCCTCGTGCAACGAATCTGCTCCAGGGAACGTTAATGGGTGCAAGACCGCTATTGAGAATGCTTTCAATTACATTGTAAGCGAGATGGAAGATAGCTTTTCAACTTTATCGGGGAGCAATgcaggatggatggatattCTCAACAAGAATGGACAGGAAGCAGGCAAATTTTCTATGCTTGCTGTCTGTCCTGGGACAATTAATACAAGAATAACACCCAGTCTTGGATGGGGTGCATTGAACAAGTCTAGCTTGACAACGCAAGTTCTgaaaacaaagaaatccTGTGTCCAGAACGCACAACTGCCTCCATTGAATGATACGTCCTTGGAGTATGCTTGTGGACATCTTGTGGAGGACTGGTAA
- a CDS encoding uncharacterized protein (ID:PFLUO_007847-T1.cds;~source:funannotate), which yields MGRLNTLLLLCGLSWTAVAQQAISSAPVPVTGVMSAVNTQTGERPSRLHIADLQKTGGAPWDLYIQAISAFQAVPEDQENSWFQVLGIHGLPFESWNGVGNVKGAAITGYCPHNEVLFGSWHRPYVALFEQEVIRHAKTIANQYTGSQKAKYVNAAQSLRIPFWDWAVSPQIPEVLSETQITVNTPTGQKTIHNPLQNYQFQNWPFKYSYFTGSIAQYPHTMRCPSTTNSKAVSRTSTVDANLARDASYLKSAVYNVFTRAGSYAEMVTDSQGGYNFESPHNNIHVDVGGSSPMGHMTNLGWSAFDPIFMLHHANVDRLIAMWQATHPNKRMFENSFKLGSPLWGSAKGMTYTEDYVLKPFYKPGGSQMWTSREVVSTRSFGYTYPELPDWTMSSTQLQQHVTSVVNNLYGPSNSVSKRSMDAQPETLTQYVLKIAVDRSDFEGPAMINSFFDGSFSGSMSLLTMPMSEDSSMGGMSYANLPLQGLNGVDGLGAVGEGPLAFTASALSSIAKFFSKALSFNIQHGNGSALFPSDVPSLTVALEVLHVVPAASVFEFPTVSKTTTIPLDISSLFELL from the exons ATGGGTCGCTTGaacaccctcctcctcctctgtGGCCTGTCGTGGACGGCCgtcgcccagcaggccatTTCTTCGGCCCCGGTTCCCGTCACTGGCGTGATGTCAGCCGTGAATACTCAAACTGGCGAGCGACCTTCGCGACTACACATTGCCGATCTGCAGAAGACGGGTGGAGCGCCCTG GGATCTCTACATCCAGGCCATCTCAGCTTTCCAGGCTGTGCCTGAGGATCAGGAAAACTCCTGGTTCCAAGTCCTGG GTATCCATGGTCTTCCCTTTGAATCATGGAACGGCGTCGGAAATGTCAAGGGCGCCGCCATCACTGGCTACTGCCCTCATAAC GAGGTCCTCTTTGGCTCGTGGCACCGACCCTACGTGGCGCTGTTTGAG CAAGAGGTCATCCGTCACGCCAAGACAATCGCCAACCAGTACACCGGCTCCCAGAAGGCCAAATACGTCAATGCCGCGCAGTCGCTGCGCATTCCcttctgggactgggccGTCAGCCCCCAAATCCCTGAGGTGCTCTCCGAAACCCAGATCACCGTTAACACCCCCACCGGCCAGAAGACGATCCATAACCCTCTTCAGAACTACCAGTTCCAGAACTGGCCCTTCAAGTACTCTTACTTTACTGGCAGCATCGCCCAGTATCCCCACACCATGCGTTGCCCGAGCACCACGAATAGCAAGGCCGTGTCTCGAACCAGCACTGTTGACGCCAATCTGGCCAGGGATGCCTCCTACCTCAAGAGCGCTGTC TACAATGTCTTCACTAGGGCTGGTTCCTATGCTGAAATGGTCACCGACAGCCAGGGAGGATACAACTTCGAGAGCCCTCACAACAACATTCACGTCGACGTTGGAGGCAGCAGCCCCATGGGTCATATGACTAACCTGGGTTGGTCGGCCTTTGATCCTATCTTCATGCTCCACCATGCCAACGTCGATCGCCTCATCGCCATGTGGCAGGCTACTCACCCTAACAAGCGAATGTTTGAGAACTCGTTCAAACTCGGCTCTCCCCTATGGGGTAGCGCCAAGGGCATGACCTACACTGAAGATTACGTTCTGAAGCCCTTCTACAAGCCAGGAGGCTCCCAAATGTGGACCAGCCGTGAGGTTGTCTCCACCCGCTCCTTTGGCTATACTTACCCAGAGCTTCCGGACTGGACTATGTCCTCCAcccagctgcagcagcaTGTGACCTCCGTGGTCAACAATCTGTACGGCCCCTCAAATTCCGTGTCCAAGCGATCCATGGATGCTCAGCCTGAGACATTGACTCAATACGTGCTGAAAATCGCGGTTGATCGATCCGATTTCGAGGGCCCTGCCATGATTAACTCGTTCTTCGATGGCTCTTTCTCCGGATCTATGTCTCTCCTTACCATGCCCATGAGCGAGGATTCGTCTATGGGTGGTATGAGCTATGCCAATCTGCCTCTGCAGGGACTGAATGGCGTGGACGGTTTGGGAGCTGTGGGTGAAGGCCCCCTGGCCTTTACCGCCTCTGCCTTGTCTTCTATTGCTAAATTCTTCAGCAAAGCTCTCAGCTTCAATATTCAACAT GGTAACGGATCTGCTCTGTTTCCTAGTGATGTTCCCAGCCTCACCGTGGCCCTCGAAGTCCTTCACGTCGTGCCAGCCGCGAGCGTATTCGAATTCCCTACTGTCTCAAAAACCACAACTATTCCACTGGACATCTCTAGCCTCTTCGAGTTACTCTGA
- a CDS encoding uncharacterized protein (ID:PFLUO_007848-T1.cds;~source:funannotate), which translates to MDKVFASRSYRPVPKTDADSDVDDSNATLTPRPRRRSVQQFLKRNLAAITITGLLLMIILMLVIAIIAAITVEPLRQILVLKWFAGPVDQTGQRQCLPAAPRTLLSCGNSTAEAEALGCTYDPLSACWLHRDCPHDYSDVFSHFNDGKPFIYYYDEAATRQMKDYNEVGHNANGFYWTSVREHLVHCLYLLRRGHDVHMRGDRLDSMLADIDHVDHCTNFLANWLRRPDPALEHLGTQGKTDCFMSCS; encoded by the coding sequence ATGGATAAAGTATTTGCATCACGCAGTTATCGGCCCGTTCCCAAGACAGACGCCGACAGCGACGTTGACGACAGCAACGCAACCCTGACACCccgtcctcgccgtcgttCCGTGCAGCAGTTCCTTAAACGCAATTTGGCCGCGATCACCATCACCGGGCTTCTTCTGATGATCATCTTGATGCTCGTTATTGCCATTATTGCAGCTATCACCGTTGAGCCCTTGCGCCAGATCCTCGTTCTGAAATGGTTCGCTGGTCCCGTAGACCAAACTGGCCAACGCCAGTGTCTACCCGCCGCACCACGGACTCTGCTCTCCTGCGGCAATTCAACCGCTGAAGCCGAGGCCCTGGGCTGCACATACGACCCCTTGTCGGCATGCTGGTTGCATCGGGACTGTCCACACGATTACTCGGATGTCTTTTCGCATTTTAACGACGGCAAGCCGTTTATTTACTACTACGACGAGGCGGCCACCCGCCAGATGAAAGACTATAATGAGGTCGGCCACAACGCAAACGGCTTCTACTGGACTTCAGTACGCGAGCACCTCGTGCATTGTCTGTATCTGCTGAGACGGGGCCATGATGTCCACATGCGCGGCGATCGCCTCGACTCAATGCTCGCGGATATCGACCATGTGGATCACTGTACGAATTTCCTGGCCAATTGGCTGCGCAGACCGGATCCGGCCCTCGAGCATCTGGGTACACAGGGGAAAACGGACTGTTTCATGTCTTGCAGCTGA
- a CDS encoding uncharacterized protein (ID:PFLUO_007849-T1.cds;~source:funannotate) — translation MSIEEATVSDLIEMDKNYLDRIHLRRRIMKKHTDTVLAAEDSVKSAVDEFYCWLLGTFLPTRFPRMFVLQHTDNKEGFLYNLVTDERLSLSPAEKPLESLERMGGLVEDDFLFLLPSDDGDGYALKGFVTCFPNGFNTFKKLNLKLRDIHKPVPQYKEKLEKSMDRYFARLPTGKFVRRANWAISTTDALFTPSGNHLYEGEEIPQVEIDISSTRVRCERQMLHRLPQTRALLFSFKTLTYTLPEIKDEGLGKVLAEAIEGLKEGNAPEFHFYKRAAVWRESVKNFLTS, via the exons ATGA GTATCGAGGAAGCTACTGTTAGTGACCTTATTGAAATGGACAAAAATTACTTGGATCGAATTCACCTACGACGAAGGATCATGAAGAAGCATACTGACACTGTCCTGGCTGCCGAAGACAGTGTCAAGTCCGCTGTCGATGAGTTCTACTGCTGGCTTCTGGGAACTTTTCTTCCTACACGGTTTCCTCGGATGTTTGTATTGCAGCACACAGATAACAAGGAAGGTTTCCTTTACAACCTGGTGACAGACGAGAGACTCTCCTTATCTCCTGCGGAGAAGCCGCTAGAAAGCCTTGAAAGAATGGGAGGGCTTGTCGAAGATGACTTTCTATTCTTGTTACCTTCAGACGACGGAGATGGGTACGCCTTGAAGGGGTTTGTGACATGCTTCCCAAACGGATTTAACACATTCAAAAAGTTGAATCTCAAGTTGAGAGACATCCACAAGCCTGTTCCTCAGTACAAAGAAAAGCTGGAAAAAAGCATGGATCGGTATTTTGCAAGGTTGCCAACTGGAAAGTTTGTCAGACGCGCCAAT TGGGCCATTTCGACTACGGATGCGCTTTTCACTCCTAGTGGTAATCATCTTTatgaaggcgaagagatTCCTCAGGTGGAGATTGATATCAGCAGC ACCCGTGTCCGTTGCGAAAGACAGATGCTGCACCGACTACCGCAGACTCGTGCGCTACTGTTTTCGTTCAAAACATTAACATATACACTGCCAGAGATCAAGGACGAAGGCCTTGGCAAGGTCCTTGCGGAAGCAATCGAGGGGTTAAAGGAAGGGAATGCCCCAGAGTTCCACTTCTATAAACGGGCTGCAGTGTGGCGAGAATCCGTGAAAAATTTCCTCACTAGTTGA
- a CDS encoding uncharacterized protein (ID:PFLUO_007850-T1.cds;~source:funannotate), with protein sequence MSGNIPGDIPDKWYEGAVLFLSTINYWYFTNDTTYNDVTKVGLEFQGEPGDYMPANWTEWIGNDDQFFWGCAAMTAAELNFPETGQYSWLSLAQGVFNDQTAAPSPRNTGWDETTCGGGVHWQKFSEQSGFNDKNGISNGGLFQLSARLYRYTNNTEYADWAQKIWDWSVGHLVVNGTFEVWDTVTVGTDDCHFPGRTPWTYNYASYLLGAAYMYAQTTGADQERWLNIVYGLANKTLDTFFLAKNGYILEEVSCDPYPTECFDSNSILFKGPSSLWLGWTAVLVPQIYDKIMLKLQATAEGAAASCTGPTTPNLCGCSWYQKKLDPRQGLEPMMSASNIFTINLIPFDSQRRTKGPLTSSTGGTSKGNVNAGKNAIRHDPSRLPPITTADRAGAGILTAIFIAAWFSGVIWIFLADKS encoded by the exons ATGTCCGGGAATATCCCAGGAGATATTCCGGATAAATGGTATGAGGGTGCTGTCCTGTTCTTGTCAACTATCAACTACTGGTATTTCACCAACGACACTACGTACAATGACGTGACAAAGGTTGGGCTCGAATTTCAGGGTGAGCCTGGCGACTACATGCCCGCCAACTGGACAGAGTGGATT GGAAACGACGATCAGTTTTTCTGGGGTTGCGCTGCCATGACAGCTGCAGAGTTGAACTTCCCCGAAACCGGGCAATACTCATGGCTCAGCCTCGCCCAGGGCGTTTTTAACGACCAGACCGCTGCTCCCTCTCCCAGAAACACGGGGTGGGATGAGACTACCTGTGGTGGTGGCGTGCACTGGCAAAAGTTTTCAGAACAGTCCGGGTTTAATGACAAGAACGGCATCTCCAATGGAGGTTTATTTCAACTATCTGCGCGCCTCTACCGGTATACAAATAACACAGAATATGCTGATTGGGCTCAGAAGATCTGGGATTGGTCTGTCGGTCATTTGGTTGTTAACGGAACTTTCGAGGTGTGGGACACGGTGACCGTAGGAACAGATGACTGCCATTTTCCCGGCCGGACCCCGTGGACATACAATTATGCCTCCTACCTGTTGGGGGCAGCTTATATGTATGCCCAG ACTACGGGGGCTGATCAAGAACGCTGGCTTAACATCGTCTACGGGCTCGCAAATAAGACCCTAGATACGTTCTTTCTAGCCAAAAACGGATATATACTAGAGGAGGTCAGCTGTGATCCTTATCCGACAGAATGCTTTGACAGCAATAGTATTTTGTTTAAAGGCCCTAGCTCTCTGTGGCTAGGATGGACTGCTGTTTTGGTTCCACAGATATACGACAAAATCATGCTGAAACTTCAGGCAACAGCCGAGGGAGCTGCAGCATCCTGTACGGGGCCCACTACACCAAATCTCTGTGGCTGCAGCTGGTATCAGAAGAAACTTGATCCCCGGCAAGGATTGGAGCCGATGATGAGTGCCAGCAACATTTTCACTATCAACTTGATCCCTTTTGACTCTCAGAGGCGCACAAAAGGGCCCTTGACATCGTCGACCGGTGGCACGAGTAAGGGCAACGTGAATGCAGGTAAAAATGCAATCAGGCATGATCCCAGCCGGCTGCCACCAATAACGACAGCCGATCGAGCAGGTGCCGGGATCTTGACTGCAATTTTTATTGCTGCTTGGTTTAGTGGGGTTATCTGGATTTTTCTTGCAGATAAGTCTTAG
- a CDS encoding uncharacterized protein (ID:PFLUO_007851-T1.cds;~source:funannotate), with protein MPTLAGKPVSQNGLGLMRLTWRDDITPDEQAFKVLKAALAAGVNVWNGADFYGTPDNNSLHLMNRYFTAYPEDAERVVLTIKSGIVDMRTFTMDCSPAAVRDFVDRANAILDGTKKIDLFGCGRVDKNVPIEETVGALAALVQEGKIGGIQLSEVSAATIRRAAQVAKIDMVEAEISLWATDVFENGVAVTCAELHIAMVAHTPLGAGMLTGQIKSLDDMPANDYHRFFPRFQPGNFDTNLKLVEKLTQLAEKKQCTPAQLALCWIKAQSSRPGMPVIIPVSGARAEIRVTENAIHVDLSSADLEDIKAILDSFPVTISPDDAEADEKTKLHISMYPKEAQMLQDTAAYINGVARAASKRDFIPVGHIALDEGNPDAKDIELDLPSKGVFWIKAFFVTHALQSKGIGRAALDEVEAMAVKEPLGAKILMLDTVQQDDQRRK; from the exons ATGCCTACCCTAGCAGGGAAACCAGTCAGCCAGAATGGACTCGGTCTCATGC GCCTCACGTGGAGAGACGACATTACCCCAGACGAGCAAGCCTTCAAGGTCCTGAAGGCTGCTCTCGCGGCGGGGGTGAATGTCTGGAATGGTGCCGACTTCTATGGCACGCCGGACAACAACTCCCTGCATCTGATGAACCGCTATTTCACTGCATATCCCGAAGATGCGGAAAGAGTGGTTCTGACCATCAAGAGTGGCATTGTGGATATGCGAACCTTCACCATGGACTGCTCGCCAGCCGCAGTCCGAGACTTCGTGGACCGAGCCAATGCCATTCTCGACGgcacgaagaagatcgatCTCTTTGGCTGTGGACGAGTTGATAAGAACGTACCCATTGAAGAAACAGTCGGTGCACTGGCAGCATTGGTCCAAGAGGGAAAAATCGGGGGCATCCAATTGAGCGAAGTAAGCGCTGCTACCATCCGTCGCGCGGCCCAAGTCGCCAAGATCGACATGGTCGAAGCCGAGATCAGTCTGTGGGCGACGGACGTGTTTGAGAACGGCGTCGCCGTGACGTGCGCCGAGTTGCACATCGCAATGGTGGCGCACACGCCTTTAGGCGCTGGGATGCTCACGGGCCAGATCAAGAGTCTGGACGATATGCCGGCGAACGACTACCACCGCTTCTTTCCGCGCTTCCAGCCCGGGAACTTTGACACCAACCTGAaactggtggagaagctgaCACAGCTTGCAGAGAAGAAACAGTGCACTCCTGCGCAGCTGGCGCTCTGCTGGATCAAGGCCCAGAGCTCTCGGCCCGGGATGCCGGTTATCATCCCCGTCTCCGGGGCCCGGGCGGAGATACGGGTTACTGAAAATGCGATACATGTCGACTTGTCGAGTGCTGATCTGGAGGATATCAAAGCTATTTTGGATAGCTTCCCGGTG ACTATTTCTCCCGATGATGCAGAGGCAGATGAGAAGACAAAACTTCACATTAGCATGTACCCAAAG GAAGCCCAGATGCTCCAAGACACCGCTGCCTATATAAATGGTGTAGCCCGGGCCGCATCAAAGAGAGACTTCATTCCCGTTGGCCATATCGCTCTAGACGAAGGAAACCCGGACGCCAAAGACATCGAGCTAGACCTCCCATCGAAAGGGGTATTCTGGATCAAGGCCTTCTTTGTTACACATGCATTACAGAGCAAGGGCATTGGGCGAGCTGCGCTAGATGAAGTCGAGGCTATGGCCGTCAAAGAACCCCTGGGGGCTAAGATTTTGATGCTAGATACGGTCCAACAGGACGACCAAAGGAGAAAATAA
- a CDS encoding uncharacterized protein (ID:PFLUO_007852-T1.cds;~source:funannotate) translates to MGKFHARLYQTDRARDFDHEQDRYVRMRQIYETIDRQGYQWIVVVVAGLGFFLDGYTTTVADSWWQLFASNMALPMVAYVYWKEETSSVRLTWINIATLAGTLFGQVLFGFLADKYGRKKMYGVELVLLITATVGVVMSSTGYNGSMDVYTWLIWWRVLVGIGVGADYPLSAIITSEFAPTKHRARMMATVFFMQPLGQIAGNLVSLVVIAATRSNGDADIARSVDSMWRWVLGIGVIPGAIATLFRFAIPESPRYLLDIEDDPVTAEFDATTLFSDPPMSPGVESASWETGSHIQLPVTTCSVGSPSFNDDDNAHEYGRPPPATLNSHWRLAWSDIRRYFWVEGNWRSLAGTSIAWLLLDFGFYGIGLSSPQFLAKTWGALRINSESPYWMTDDTPGANIYQMFLDTSVRGLVILNIGSFVGGLLLILVVNRLDRVALQKYMFLALAALFIALGSLFITLYQGPPAVIALYIIGQALFNLGPNATTYMIPAEIFPTRYRATCHGISAGAGKLGSILVQVFSAYYRFGTGAGPEQTRRHGWILIVFSACMIIGAAVTHFLIPPIQHRGSRAKIWGGQPETLETLALGRMGRQSRDAAVRKRSTRGRAFSMSR, encoded by the exons ATGGGCAAGTTCCACGCCCGGTTGTATCAAACCGACCGTGCGCGGGACTTTGATCATGAACAG GATCGATATGTTCGCATGCGCCAGATCTACGAGACCATTGACCGGCAGGGCTATCAATGGATTGTCGTGGTGGTCGCGGGTCTGGGGTTCTTCCTAGATGGTTACACA ACCACGGTCGCTGATAGCTGGTGGCAGCTCTTTGCGAGTAACATGGCCCTCCCCATGGTCGCCTACGTCTACTGGAAAGAGGAAACTTCCTCCGTGAGATTGACCTGGATCAACATCGCGACCCTCGCGGGAACCCTCTTTGGCCAAGTGCTGTTCGGGTTTCTGGCCGACAAGTACGGGCGCAAGAAGATGTACGGAGTGGAACTGGTGTTGCTTATCACCGCCACCGTAGGGGTGGTCATGTCCTCCACCGGGTACAATGGCAGCATGGATGTCTATACATGGCTGATCTGGTGGAGGGTTCTGGTCGGTATCGGAGTCGGTGCGGACTATCCTCTCAGTGCGATCATCACATCCGA GTTCGCTCCCACCAAACACCGCGCGCGGATGATGGCTACGGTCTTTTTCATGCAACCCCTAGGACAGATCGCAGGGAACCTGGTCTCCCTGGTTGTCATTGCGGCCACCCGTAGCAACGGCGACGCCGATATTGCTCGGAGCGTCGACAGCATGTGGCGTTGGGTGCTTGGGATTGGTGTGATTCCCGGCGCCATCGCCACGCTTTTCCGATTTGCCATTCCCGAGAGTCCCCGGTATCTTCTCGACATTGAGGATGATCCAGTCACGGCCGAATTCGACGCAACGACGCTGTTCAGTGACCCGCCCATGAGCCCTGGCGTGGAATCTGCCAGTTGGGAAACAGGTAGCCACATCCAGCTTCCAGTGACAACATGTTCAGTGGGGAGCCCGTCCTTTAACGACGATGACAATGCTCATGAGTATGGgcgtccaccaccagcaaccCTCAATTCGCACTGGCGCCTCGCCTGGTCAGATATCAGGCGGTATTTCTGGGTCGAGGGAAACTGGCGCAGTCTGGCAGGCACATCGATTGCCTGGCTTCTGCTCGATTTTGGGTTTTATGGAATCGGTCTCTCCAGTCCCCAGTTTCTGGCCAAAACGTGGGGCGCCCTTCGGATCAACAGCGAGTCCCCGTACTGGATGACGGATGACACTCCCGGTGCCAACATCTACCAGATGTTTTTGGATACTTCAGTCCGCGGCTTGgtcatcctcaacatcgGCAGCTTTGTCGGGGGTCTTCTGTTGATTCTCGTCGTGAACCGCCTGGATCGCGTGGCATTGCAGAAGTACATGTTCCTTGCTCTGGCAGCCTTGTTCATAGCCCTTGGCTCTCTGTTTATTACATTGTACCAAGGACCGCCTGCCGTGATAGCGCTCTATATCATCGGACAGGCGCTATTCAACCTGG GCCCCAACGCAACAACCTACATGATCCCCGCCGAGATCTTTCCTACCCGTTACCGCGCGACCTGCCACGGTATCAGCGCTGGCGCCGGCAAACTGGgctccatcctcgtccaagTCTTCTCGGCGTATTACCGCTTTGGCACCGGTGCCGGGCCCGAACAGACTCGTCGTCACGGCTGGATTCTCATCGTCTTCAGCGCGTGTATGATTATCGGTGCGGCTGTCACGCACTTTTTGATCCCGCCAATCCAGCACAGAGGCAGTCGAGCCAAGATCTGGGGCGGACAGCCCGAGACATTGGAGACCCTCGCGCTCGGGCGAATGGGGCGGCAGAGTCGTGACGCGGCTGTTCGCAAGCGCTCGACGCGTGGTCGAGCATTTTCAATGAGCAGGTAG
- a CDS encoding uncharacterized protein (ID:PFLUO_007853-T1.cds;~source:funannotate), producing MSPYPDEIEEWLDSPRRQSAVSTSTGDSASTSILFSSPATSPGSRSRKQSWQLYDDVVRLELNPSVTISFNKNGQLFKLRYAFIDVCKDTTGSLKCLELGGGVGQQSPFVHAFHNTKLPVPHLEHPKMPNEPPMRVSFLEQQTVQAAHTLFMTQLSYTFESWEDCVQFQELLLGSKLMLIAGIAEAKSKGRGEECISQNIRILRGHNNKRVMLFFANSQRRELKRYVSIPLNCIEHVKPAKKAGRPVVVDLNPNFDLLEQMRILQIQFLDDQDSKHFCQLLSPDLAIG from the exons ATGAGCCCGTATCCCGACGAAATCGAGGAGTGGCTCGActctccccgccgccagagCGCCGTGTCCACGTCGACCGGGGACTCGGCGTCCACCAGCATTCTCTTTTCGAGTCCCGCCACCTCTCCTGGCTCCCGGTCGCGCAAGCAGTCCTGGCAGCTGTACGACGACGTTGTCCGACTGGAGTTGAACCCGTCGGTGACCAT CTCTTTCAACAAGAACGGGCAGCTCTTCAAACTCCGATACGCGTTTATCGATGTTTGCAAAGACACCACCGGGTCACTGAAATGCTTGGAGCTAGGAGGAGGCGTGGGCCAGCAATCGCCCTTTGTGCATGCCT TCCACAATACAAAACTACCCGTACCACATCTCGAGCATCCGAAGATGCCCAATGAGCCGCCGATGCGAGTGAGCTTTCTCGAGCAACAGACCGTCCAAGCGGCCCATACGCTGTTCATGACCCAGTTGTCATATACTTTTGAATCATGGGAGG ACTGCGTCCAATTCCAAGAACTACTCCTCGGATCCAAACTGATGCTCATTGCGGGGATCGCAGAGGCCAAATCCAAGGGCCGCGGGGAGGAATGCATCAGCCAAAATATCCGGATCCTGCGCGGGCACAATAATAAACGGGTCATGCTGTTCTTCGCAAACTCCCAACGAAGGGAGCTGAAGCGATATGTCTCGATTCCGC TTAATTGTATCGAGCATGTGAAGCCCGCCAAAAAGGCCGGCcgcccggtggtggtggatcTGAACCCGAACTTTGACCTTCTAGAGCAGATGCGCATTCTGCAAATTCAATTTCTGGATGACCAGG ACAGCAAGCACTTTTGCCAGCTGCTGTCGCCTGACCTGGCGATTGGATGA